From Haemorhous mexicanus isolate bHaeMex1 chromosome 37, bHaeMex1.pri, whole genome shotgun sequence, one genomic window encodes:
- the MRPS12 gene encoding small ribosomal subunit protein uS12m, producing MSLRAVLRVAASLPRCTPGLLLPPPPPGPPSSPMATLNQMHRQGRPAPPPRKPGATMGRPQIKAVVLKNLIRKPKKPNSANRRCVRVRLSSGREAVAFVPGEGHNLQEHHVVLVQGGRTQDLPGVKLTVVRGKHDCAHVQAKK from the exons ATGTCGCTCCGCGCCGTGCTCAGGGTCGCTGCCTCGCTGCCGCGCTGCA CCCCGGGCCTgctcctcccgccgccgcctcctggCCCGCCGTCCTCCCCCATGGCCACCCTGAATCAGATGCACCGGCAgggccgccccgcgccccctccccgcaAGCCGGGCGCCACGATGGGCCGGCCGCAGATCAAGGCCGTGGTGCTCAAGAACCTGATCCGCAAGCCCAAGAAGCCCAACTCGGCCAACCGGCGCTGCGTGCGCGTGCGGCTGAGCTCGGGCCGCGAGGCCGTGGCCTTTGTGCCCGGCGAGGGCCACAACCTGCAGGAGCACCACGTGGTGCTGGTGCAGGGCGGGCGCACGCAGGACCTGCCCGGCGTCAAGCTGACCGTGGTGCGCGGCAAGCACGACTGCGCCCACGTGCAGGCCAAGAAATGA